Proteins encoded in a region of the Zea mays cultivar B73 chromosome 2, Zm-B73-REFERENCE-NAM-5.0, whole genome shotgun sequence genome:
- the LOC100273233 gene encoding putative regulator of chromosome condensation (RCC1) family protein: protein MDSVMAAPDSPPQTVVLVSAGASHSVALLTGNVLCSWGRGEDGQLGHGDAEDRLVPTVLSGFDAPAITSVICGADHTTAYSEDELQVYSWGWGDFGRLGHGNSSDVFTPQPVKALQGLKIKQIACGDSHCLAVTMAGEVQSWGRNQNGQLGLGTTEDSLLPQKIQAFESVCVKMIAAGAEHTAAVTEDGDLYGWGWGRYGNLGLGDRNDRLLPEKVSSVEGEKMVLVACGWRHTITVSDSGNLYTYGWSKYGQLGHGDFEDHLVPHKVEALKDSTISQISGGWRHTMALTSEGKLYGWGWNKFGQVGVGNNDDHSSPGQVSFPEDQKISQVACGWRHTLALSEKKNVFSWGRGTSGQLGNGEIVDRNTPVLIDALSSDGSACKKLESSTAAPFAAKVWVSPSERYAIVPDENVRKAGGGTARGNGADANVPENDVKRMRVQSS, encoded by the exons ATGGACTCGGTCATGGCCGCCCCCGACTCGCCGCCGCAGACTGTCGTGCTCGTCTCTGCCGGCGCCAGCCACTCCGTCGCGCTCCTCA CGGGCAATGTCCTGTGCTCGTGGGGCAGGGGCGAGGACGGGCAGCTCGGCCACGGCGACGCGGAGGACCGGCTCGTGCCCACGGTGCTTAGCGGCTTCGACGCGCCCGCGATCACGTCCGTCATCTGCGGCGCCGACCACACCACCGCCTACTCCGAGGACGAGCTGCAGGTCTACAGCTGGGGCTGGGGAGACTTTGGGAGGCTGGGGCACGGCAACTCCAGCGACGTCTTCACGCCCCAGCCTGTCAAGGCGCTGCAGGGGCTCAAGATCAAACAGATTGCCTGCGGGGACAGCCATTGTCTTGCCGTCACCATGGCCGGAGAAGTGCAGAG TTGGGGCCGTAACCAAAACGGACAGCTAGGCCTTGGAACCACTGAAGACTCGCTGCTCCCACAAAAGATTCAGGCTTTTGAG AGTGTTTGCGTGAAAATGATTGCTGCCGGTGCCGAACATACTGCTGCAGTAACTGAAGACGGTGACCTCTACGGATGGGGTTGGGGTCGATATGGAAACTTAGGTCTTGGTGACCGTAATGACCGTTTGCTTCCTGAAAAAGTATCTTCTGTGGAG GGTGAGAAGATGGTGCTTGTGGCATGTGGATGGCGCCATACAATTACGGTTTCTGACTCTGGTAATCTGTACACTTATGGTTGGAGCAAATATGGTCAGCTAGGGCATGGTGATTTTGAAGATCATTTAGTTCCACATAAAGTAGAAGCTTTGAAAGATAGCACTATATCCCAG ATTTCAGGCGGCTGGAGGCATACGATGGCACTTACATCAGAGGGAAAGCTTTACGGATGGGGATGGAACAAG TTCGGACAAGTCGGAGTCGGCAACAACGACGACCACAGCTCCCCCGGACAAGTCAGTTTTCCAGAGGATCAG AAAATCTCCCAGGTTGCATGCGGATGGAGGCATACTCTGGCCCTCTCCGAGAAGAAAAATGTCTTCTCCTGGGGGAGGGGCACTAGCGGACAGCTCGGCAACGGTGAAATAGTCGACAG GAACACGCCTGTGCTGATCGATGCCCTGAGCTCAGACGGTTCTGCCTGCAAGAAGCTGGAGTCATCCACGGCAGCCCCATTCGCAG CCAAAGTTTGGGTGTCGCCGTCAGAACGATACGCCATAGTCCCTGACGAGAAC GTCCGTAAAGCAGGCGGAGGCACGGCACGAGGCAACGGCGCCGACGCGAACGTGCCGGAGAACGACGTGAAGAGGATGCGCGTGCAGTCGTCGTAG
- the LOC100273233 gene encoding putative regulator of chromosome condensation (RCC1) family protein isoform X1: MDSVMAAPDSPPQTVVLVSAGASHSVALLTGNVLCSWGRGEDGQLGHGDAEDRLVPTVLSGFDAPAITSVICGADHTTAYSEDELQVYSWGWGDFGRLGHGNSSDVFTPQPVKALQGLKIKQIACGDSHCLAVTMAGEVQSWGRNQNGQLGLGTTEDSLLPQKIQAFESVCVKMIAAGAEHTAAVTEDGDLYGWGWGRYGNLGLGDRNDRLLPEKVSSVEGEKMVLVACGWRHTITVSDSGNLYTYGWSKYGQLGHGDFEDHLVPHKVEALKDSTISQISGGWRHTMALTSEGKLYGWGWNKFGQVGVGNNDDHSSPGQVSFPEDQKISQVACGWRHTLALSEKKNVFSWGRGTSGQLGNGEIVDRNTPVLIDALSSDGSACKKLESSTAAPFAAKVWVSPSERYAIVPDENVSSIS; the protein is encoded by the exons ATGGACTCGGTCATGGCCGCCCCCGACTCGCCGCCGCAGACTGTCGTGCTCGTCTCTGCCGGCGCCAGCCACTCCGTCGCGCTCCTCA CGGGCAATGTCCTGTGCTCGTGGGGCAGGGGCGAGGACGGGCAGCTCGGCCACGGCGACGCGGAGGACCGGCTCGTGCCCACGGTGCTTAGCGGCTTCGACGCGCCCGCGATCACGTCCGTCATCTGCGGCGCCGACCACACCACCGCCTACTCCGAGGACGAGCTGCAGGTCTACAGCTGGGGCTGGGGAGACTTTGGGAGGCTGGGGCACGGCAACTCCAGCGACGTCTTCACGCCCCAGCCTGTCAAGGCGCTGCAGGGGCTCAAGATCAAACAGATTGCCTGCGGGGACAGCCATTGTCTTGCCGTCACCATGGCCGGAGAAGTGCAGAG TTGGGGCCGTAACCAAAACGGACAGCTAGGCCTTGGAACCACTGAAGACTCGCTGCTCCCACAAAAGATTCAGGCTTTTGAG AGTGTTTGCGTGAAAATGATTGCTGCCGGTGCCGAACATACTGCTGCAGTAACTGAAGACGGTGACCTCTACGGATGGGGTTGGGGTCGATATGGAAACTTAGGTCTTGGTGACCGTAATGACCGTTTGCTTCCTGAAAAAGTATCTTCTGTGGAG GGTGAGAAGATGGTGCTTGTGGCATGTGGATGGCGCCATACAATTACGGTTTCTGACTCTGGTAATCTGTACACTTATGGTTGGAGCAAATATGGTCAGCTAGGGCATGGTGATTTTGAAGATCATTTAGTTCCACATAAAGTAGAAGCTTTGAAAGATAGCACTATATCCCAG ATTTCAGGCGGCTGGAGGCATACGATGGCACTTACATCAGAGGGAAAGCTTTACGGATGGGGATGGAACAAG TTCGGACAAGTCGGAGTCGGCAACAACGACGACCACAGCTCCCCCGGACAAGTCAGTTTTCCAGAGGATCAG AAAATCTCCCAGGTTGCATGCGGATGGAGGCATACTCTGGCCCTCTCCGAGAAGAAAAATGTCTTCTCCTGGGGGAGGGGCACTAGCGGACAGCTCGGCAACGGTGAAATAGTCGACAG GAACACGCCTGTGCTGATCGATGCCCTGAGCTCAGACGGTTCTGCCTGCAAGAAGCTGGAGTCATCCACGGCAGCCCCATTCGCAG CCAAAGTTTGGGTGTCGCCGTCAGAACGATACGCCATAGTCCCTGACGAGAACGTGAGTTCGATCAGTTGA